Genomic window (Oncorhynchus mykiss isolate Arlee chromosome 21, USDA_OmykA_1.1, whole genome shotgun sequence):
ACACACTCTACAACACTTATTTGATCTCTTAGTGTCAAATAAAGGCACTACATGCAATTAAAATATCAGATCACAATAAACAGCCTTTCAGTAGCCTAATAAAGAGAGAAATTCAATTGCTTAACATTTGTTTGATAATTTATGGCACAGCTGAAGTGAGGAGTGGGATTAATCATAGGTAGAAAGCTATTTTTTTTTCCTCCGAAGCTATTTTTACCTTTGGTAAAACAACACTCTTCTAAACCACAGGGAAGTGGCTACAGTGACTACATCCAGTGGGTTTATAATTCTACAATAAGGACAGGAAGTCAAAGTTCCAATCCTGTGACACATAAGGATATTTCATCATTTGAACTGAGACTCTACCTTCAGAATGACGATAGCGCTACACTTAaaaaaaatgctgggttaaaaacaaccaaattttggttatttggtaacccagtgctgggtaaatattggacagaacacacacTGGGTGATGTAATCCATAGGTTATTTTCATGAggcgtggctttcagatagttatttttggaCACCCGTTAGAGCAAATGTAATTCCTGTTCATCGTGATAAATTTCAACACTGAAAATTAAAAAAATGTTCTTGAATATATTTTGCACATTAAAATCTAATACATTTCACAACATTATTATATACATATCACAACATTGAGGTTCAATATTAGAATATGTATTATTTATCCCAACATTGGGATATGCATAGGCTCTTTAGAAACTCACACTTGTAACACTCATTTAAGCCACAAAGGTGTCAGTGTTCAACCTTAACATGTGATAATACAACAGAACATATTAacatttactctcacgggtgGCCAAAAGTAACTACCTGAAACACACATCCCTATTAAGTCACccctccagtcttctgatctgaaCTGCTGGGTCAACCCAACTAAATGTCCTAATGCCTGGCAACCCAGCAGTCGGGtcatccaaacaacccagcattttTTAGAGTGTAGTGTTCTTTTCTATGGGAATGACTATCATTGGATAGAATGGTCTTATGCATTTCACATTTATGACAACAAAGACACAAAGTGAAAAAAGATAGGGGTAAATGGTAATTAGATATTTGAGGAACGGATGTCTGGTCTAGCAGGCTGTCTCTGAACACACTGTATTTGAAGATGTAAAACAATTCAGACAGCTAATACATATTTGCATTCAGATGACATGCTGCTGTATCTGTATGCACACGGTTCCTTTAAGGCTTACAAGCATCTGTCTCTAATACATTCCTGCTTGTAAGTGGCTCTGATTAGATGTGCATATAAAAGCGAGGTTGTTGTCCCTTTGAACTGAATAAATTGTTGCGTAATCAGATGAGCACTCTGTGCATCTGATACCGAGTGGGGAGAGTTTTCCATCCCACCCAAACTGATTACCCCTGTCTGTCAAGACATAATCCTATCTTCATGTTTTCACTTGCTCTATATTtaagttgattgattgattgaattaaaTTACAGCACAGTATGTTaattcacccctccctccctccctccctccctccctatccctctctccacctctacagcTCTAGTGGTGAGGTTTCTGACCAGACGTTTCATCTGGGAGTATGACCCAACGCTTGGTAAGACACCCTACCTACTCCTGCTCCCCTCCTGCTGTCCTAGGCAACATTGAaaacaacctgcacaacactagTCTTAGTGTGTTTTGTGCAGCCAGTAAAGCACTCTCTGATTTTGGGTATCAAAGGCTTTATCTGACCTCAAAGGCTGTTTTGATCCAGAGATGACCGTGCTGCGTTGGTCAAAGCCTTCTATCGCTGCGAGTTATCATATCAAGATAGCAACCGAAGTAATAATAATCACTCCCATGTGGTAGTATATTTCCCCCATATCTTCTCAAAACATCATACAGATTAATTTCCTGACAATATGCCTTTTTAGGTTAGGCCTGACCTCGTTTTCTTTTATAGCAAAAACTACATCACAAGCCTAGTCGGTGATTTAAcatgctatttttatttattttatttgacctttatttaactaggcaagtcagttaagaacaaattcttattttcaatgacggcctgggaacagtgggttcctgttcaggggcagaatgacagatttgtaccttgtcagctcgggggtttgaacttgcaaccttccggttactagtccaactctctaaccactaggctaccctgccgctatgAATGCTATGTGATTATAAGACAGGGATAGAGGCGATGCCTTAAGTTTAGGGCGAGGCGAAGCGTCATTCATTCACGGCAGTTGTCGGTTAATCAGGTTCATATATAGGCTAAGTGACCACAGTGACCGTCCAAGGGGGAGGTTCGTATAGTAAGCCTACATCCCGTCATTGGCAGGAAAATCCTATTGTGGCATGTTTTGCTTAAAGCTAGAACAATATTGGGGTTGTTCGGTTCATGGTTCGAAGGCATGCTATGTACAGAGTCAGCCTCATTAGAAGTTGAATAACACCGTGGCACAGACCCAACTGTTGGCATGGTGGGAGAAGTAACATGATATAGACATTAAGCCTCATTGCATGCAGACATTTAATGTGATGGAtgctatatatacatatactccTACAAATACCAATGGTCTAAGATATGCTTATAGCATGCTGTCAAACAATTAGCTTGAAAGGGAATTGGATTCGGCAGATATTTATATAGATTTTCTCACTGCAAGCCACGTCTCTGATTCCCATTGACAGTTCCCCCATTTTCCCCCTGAATGTGATGTACGTTTTGGTGCAGGCTCAAGTGCTTGTTATTCGAACAGCATTCAAGAGTATAACCTAGTACCCACCACAGCTTATTTCCTGACATCACACAAGGGTTGAATGAAAGATGAAGGCTTTgggctgagagagcgagagagagacaccgcGCTCACCGCTCTGTAAGAAACATGGACGTTGAGAATATTGAATTACAACACCAGACAGATTAATTTCATGAAGTTTCAGAACAGGGTCTGGAAGCAATTTAATCACGTTTTTGCAAACAGTACgcagtgtgtgtatactgtaggttacacaTATCCTTCGGTGGTTTATGCGAGTCCAGAAAAGTAATATGATTTTAATAACGTGCCTTGTAGTCTACTAAATTGGTCATTTCATCATATGATGATAGAACCCCTAAAATGGAGCCCTCTGATTAAATCAACCACCATGCTGTCAACCTCAAAACGCCTGTAATGAAATGAACAGCAATTTGTTTCGATTGACATTCAAGAAGCACTTAGTTTGCGTAGGTGTACAGTCTGCACATACAAATGGATTTGATGAAGCTATGATAATAAGACGAATAAGAGGAAATCTCTACCACATCTTTCTCTTTACTTCGAAGAGATGCCATCTGCTAATTTGTTTTGTCAGATtcttggggggggtgggggggggggggttagacagCCGTGCAAAATGAAGCTGTTGTACAACAGAGTGCTTTCCATTTCATTATTATATTGTTACATAATTCAACTGTAGGAATATGATATGTTGaaactgtcacggttttctgtatgagaaggagagtcggaccaaaatgcagcgtgtcgattgcgattcatgtttaatgaaaaaacacactaaacacaaacactacaaaaacaataaacgtaacaaaaaccgaaacagcctatacttgtgcaaactaacacagaccAAGGatatcaggacactaaggacaatcacccaccaaaacccaacaccaaacaggctacctaaatatggttcccaatcagagacaatgacgaacacctgcctctgattgagaaccatatcaggccaaacatagaactagacaaactagacataaaacatagaatacccactcagctcacaccctgaccaaccaaaacatagaaatatacaaagtaaactatggtcagggtgtgacagaaaccTTGTTCTTTTTTGATGTTCCCTCAATTCTGATCAGAGTTTAGGAGTTAGGATTTAACCTGCGCAAGGGGTTTAATTAAATATGATTACAAAAGACTGCTACAGTGACTAACATCAGGAAAATATTTTGCTGGGGGATGGAGATACACAATTCAATATATAAATGCATaagtgtagccgatgtgaaatggttagctagttagcggtggtgcgcgctagtggcgtttccatcggtgacgtcacttgccctgagaccttgaagtagtggttccccttcccccggcttttgtggagcgatgggtaacgatgctttgagggtgactgttgacatGTGCAGAAAGTCCCTGGTTCGctcccaggtcggggcgaggggacggacgtaaagtctatactgttacattggtgccgtgacccggatcactggttgctgcggaaagaggaggtcaaaaggggggtgagtgtagccgatgtgaaatggctagctagttagcggtggtgcgcactagtggcgtttcaatcggtgacgtcacttgctctgagacattgaagtagtggttccccttacTCTGCAAGGGcctcggcttttgtggagcgatgggtatcgatgcttcaagggtgactgttgacgtgtgcagagcgtccctggttcgcgcccaggtcggggcgatggacgtaaagtctatactgttacataagCATACCCTTTTCCCATAGTCATATAATCTATGTGGGTGAatgccacaggaggttggtgccaccttaattggggaggacgggctcgtggtaatggctggcgCGGATTCAGAGGAATGGTATcatacacatggtttccatgtgtttgatgccattcctttggctcagttccagccattattatgagtcgtcctcccctctGCAGCCTCCACTGGGGAATGCGTTTTCCTGGCTCTGGACCGGAGCATTGTCATGCTTGTTGCCATGACACCAATAATTTGACAATGGCGGCAAGCCCTGCTCATTGCGGCAGTCTTGTCAGGACTTTTCCCCCACAATTAAAAAACAGAGTTCTACATTTCTATGCTTTTTCATATTTGGTGGTTCTCTGTTTATTGTTCAATTGTAAACTATTTATTTATCCGACTCCACCCTGCCCAGCTAACATACACAACCACTAATATTATCTCTCTACCGTAGAATAGGAATATGAGAATTCCATTAATTGTCACTCAATGGGAAGCATGTGAGCAGAGTAATTATGTAAGTTGGCTTGTCATTAATACAAAAAGTTACCTTTGTGTTCGTGCCGATGCAGAAAGTAGCTGTGAACAACAATTTATACCCCCCTCTGATCTAATCTTATTTACCTCATGAAATGAAGTCTTAccaagccactcctcaataaaaaggAGCAGAGAAATCTACTACAATAACTACTACCTACTAGAAATCGACTATTAATCTAATTTATGGAGGTTATGACATTGCGCAATCACAGGAATAAATATCACAGGTAGAAACAAATAGGAAAGCAGATGCTTGGCAATCCAGTGAGTGAGCAGAACAAGAAAACACATTTCTAAGAGGCGTAGTAGTTAAAAGTACAAACAGCTTGAGATGGGGGCTGATCTGTTGATGTTTCCAGTTAATATTCTGGTATGAGACTTTCTCTTTCAGCATTCTAAAATAACACCAACAGCAGCTCCAGGTTCTCGCTAGGAAATGAGTTATTTGCTGCCAGGAAAATGACTGGGGTGTTGGCCCTCAAGATCTTCAGATATGTAGGTTGACCCATTAAATCATCCCCTAGCCCCCCTGTTCATGCTGTCAATACCCAAACACACATAGTAGGTGTGTgtacttgcgtgtgtgtgtgtgtgtgtgttcaggtgtgcgCTTGCACGTGTGTGGATATGGCAGCTGAAATGGGACGTCACCGACGAAATGTGAGACCCAGGCTACCCTCTAGCTATAGAAGGCAGTAAATCAACACCCTAGCGGTCGCGCTGGGTGACATTTCACACGCACACAGTGTTTTATGTCCCAGAGGGCACCTGGGTAGAGGCAGGGATGATGACACGCACAGCTAACTAACACCCAACCAGAGCGTTCTAGTGTTACTGGCGGTTAAACTCCAGACCCCCGCCGTCTCCAATAGTAGCTgcccaccatgcttgaaaaagTATGTTTTGATCAGGGAGAAGTGCCTTAAGGGTTTTTGAGAGTttacacagattttttttaatttttacaaGAGACATTTCAGGTAAACTACTCCTCATCTAGGTATAACAAAGAGGGTCATAGccagcactcacatctgtatccACCTCTCATCCTATTGGTAAAGCTGCCCTGAGGCAATTCAACTTGATGGGGTTCATTGACCACCTAAACAACCAGGTGGAATCAACGGTGCATGATAGACATAAACATGTTACCATCTTCTAAATGGGGTTTGTCTTTTTGTTCTTTCCAGAATCAACATATCGCCATCAAGCAACCATAGACGATGAGGTTGTGACCATGGAGATCCTTGACACAGCCGGACAGGTTGGAGCttcagcaactttgcacagaAAACAGACATTTGTGTAGAGAAATGTTTATACTCTGACTGGCAATAGAATAAGAATAATTCATAGTCAATTGaatatcccagttcaaccctactGTATAATGATGattattttattatatatattattatatgatAATTATTCACAGTAGCAGTCCTAGCTAAACCAAATCCTCGTTAGCGTTGCTCTATTCTGTTCTAATCAGCCATTGGGTAAACACATTATACGATAAATGTGCTGCTGCTAGTCTGAGTACGTAGGTGTTCTGCCTGCTACTAATTTCCCCTGTGAAACATCAAGCCAAGTCATCCTTCGCTCATTACATTGTATTCTATTTTGAGAGTGCAGGGAGTGAGTTTAGGTGAGGGCCTAACCAAGCGTTGCTAGACATGTCTTTCTCTGTCAGAGAGCCAGTGTAGAGCTGAGGGTTCTTCGTTCTCTTCAAAGCTGTTGAAAGTGGTGAGTACATATATCAAGCCTTTTGATTCTTGATTTTTCTTGGACCCCAAAGGCATACCTCATAAATCAGATAAGTTCAGAAGTCGGTCAGTTATATAGATGTCAAGTATCACTATGTTCAATGTGAGTTATGCAATAGTTATTGTAACAAAGTAAGTTATTATTACCAATAACAGTTGAGGTCAAGAATATCGCTGGCTCATGCAAGTTTAATCACACGACTAGTAAGTTTTGTTACGACAGGACTGGCTGTACTGACTTGACGAAATCAGGAGCAGCTGCTGAAATTTGTACCCAGTTCAGAAGGGTAGCCGACTGTTCAAATCTGGGGGATTTAAAAAGTGTTATGTTGAGAAAGGAGAAATAAAGCATTTGAATCCGCTGAAAACATGGTGGAAGTTATTTTATAAAAAGCTCTGTTCAGATGCCTCAATTCTCCATCACATGTTCAATGAAGGCTTCCATAGAGTTATTGTTTCTTTGCCTTGTGGATATGCCAGACAACAAGTGGGCCTATTGGTCAACAGTActctaattagctagctagttgccgAAAGATTGTTGCTAAAAAAATATCCTGCCCTCCTGTATCTTTACCTCAGGAGGACACGCAGCAGAAGGAGAGCCACATGCGCTGGGGCGATGGCTTCGTCATTGTCTATGACATCACTGACCGGGGCAGCTTTGACGAAGTGGCTCCTTTGCGAGGCCTCCTAGAGGAAGTCAAGAAACCCAAGAATGTCCCGTTGGTTCTGGTGGGCAACAAAGCCGATCTAGACCATGCCCGACAGGTGGGCACAGAGGAGGGTGAGCGGCTGGCTGCCGAGATGGCGTGCGCCTTCTACGAGTGCTCGGCGTGCGCCGACGAGGGTGGCATGGTGGCGGAAGCATTCCATGAGCTGTGTCGCGAGTTGAGGCGCCGCAAGGTGGTCCAAGGCAAGGCCAGGCGCCGTAGCTCCACCACCCACGTCAAGCAGGCCATCAACAAGATGCTGACCAAGATCAGCAGCTAGGGGGAGCCGCTGAGCACACTCCACAAAGAGGATAAACTCAAGAAAAACTAAAGAACAAAGTGACTGATTTCAAGGGTTTAGATGTGTAGAAATATCACGCAGCCATCAAAGCTCCTAAAGAGCACAAATATAAAATGATGAATGAACAGCGAACCTCTTCGTACTTAGTATCAATGCACAATCAATGAAGATTTGCATTGATACCGAGTGTGCCAAAAATCGCTCTCCATTCAACACTGATTCTAAAGGGGAAGGTTGTAGGCCATTATTACTCGCTCTTTGACCACGCTCCACAACTAAGGTCAGAAGCACAAAGGGGAACATAATAATCACATGATGGGAACTACTTTGTCTGTGAGGGAGGTGAAGATGCTTTTGTTTCATAGCCAACTGGGACATTTCTGTATACTGCCAAGGAAGGGGGGAGAGTCCGTTATTCAGAAATCCCAAATCTCTGAAATTCACTCTCCCTTCTTGAGCAGCATGGTGAATACCCCAGTTTTGTGTCTCCACCAACTTTAAAGAAAATATTGTCCATGAACCCACCCTTTGTTTATTAGAAATAATGGACAAACCATTTGTAGTTTCCTGTAGCTTGTTTGTGGGATAATGTTTTGATATGCTCTaggccagtgtttcccaaccctggtcctccagtacacaTCCTTATTGTAAACCTAGACAAGCACACCTCGTTCCACTTGTcagctaatcatcaagccctcaatgagttgcgTTAatccagggctacaacaaaaatgtgtacgAGGACCGGTGTTGGGAAACACGTCTCTAGGTCAACGGATGTATGTTCTTTGAGCAGCGTTAAAAGATTCATGAAACATCAACAGTTTTCATGGTCTTAGATCATTATGTCGTCCGTTTGCAGAGCTCTGTTGGCCTTGGGTACTTGTTGACCTTAGACATATCCTTTGAGCTGTGACACGATTGGTCAAATAAACAATTGTCCATCATACTATGTCTCCCTCAACCCCCATCTCATACCAAGCATAGGACAGGGCTATAGAGATCATATCTCAAATATGTTTTTCATCTAAAGAacctaagaggaggaggaggagaccaaAGTTTTCAGTTTAAATCAACGCTAATACTGTTTCATGGTATCGTCCATCCATCATTCCGGTTCAAATTCCAGGAACGTTCTAAATGTACCTTAATTGTAAACTATGTATAATATTGCCTTTATCATTGGTCTCAAAGGagtgtacagtacataacccagAGGCAGACAAAATGGTCGATATGTCTCCTATATTTTAACCAAATGCTGTTCCTTTGTTAACGAATGTACCTGAGCTGACTGAGTTTTGAGAATGGGGATACAATGGACAAATTTGCTGTGCAATTGTAATTAAACATTAGATACATGTATATCCAATACAAGTTTGAAAATGTCTCTTTTATGATTAATCTTCAACACTATGTTGTCATGCATAAACAAATTTCATTGTTTGTTATTTTTGACAGTCTAACAAAGCTGTATAATTCATATTATGGTTTAGAGTGACGGAAATGTCACATTTGCACAATACTTGTCAATCATAATGAAAGGTGCCCTCCATGAATCGAACCACGGGGGAACCACTCTCAAAGGCTACAAGGCAAAGTGCTATTTCAAACCCTGCAATCCTTTTCCCAAAATGTCAAAAACATTACCACTTTTACCACAAATCAATGTGTAATTCAAGTGACCCAAACAACATTTTATTGCTTGGGCAGTTAAGGAAACACAATACAAACCCTGTAGTCCTCAAAGAAAACGCTAAAGTCTTGGAGAGTTTGGGTGCTGTTTAGGAGTGTCCAGTCTCAGGGCGGATAGGCCTGCTGTAATTACAAAGTAGTGAATCTCTCAAAATAACTGCACCAGTGGACCACTACAACCCCAGTGCTCCTCCCTCTGGAGTCCCTAACCAGTAGCACACAGCTGGAGACAGTTAGCTCCCCATCACGTGACCGGTGTAGGAATACTAAAGGCCTGTAGATTGATTCATAGCTTGCAGATGTAGGCTGTACATTTAGATGTCTCTTGGCTGTGTATTCTTGGACACAGACCAGTTGGAGAAGAAAGATGCTGTATCTATGGGATTATAAAGATGACAGAACTACATGAGTTTGCATTTTGAATTTCATGGTCGCAAGTTTGATTCCCAAATGTGTAATTTAATTTTGCAAGCATGTATCATGGGTGAAAGATTTTACAACGGTCGCAAAGTTGTAAATTGACATCTGAATACATACAATACAATTTGCAAGTATAATTTATTTTCAGAATTATTACAAGTCCATTTACGAGTATGAATATTCTGCTGTGAATCAAAAATACACTTGCATGCGCCGTCACTTGTCAAGAGATTCCCAAGTAAAAATCTTTGCACTCTGGAGGCAGAACTTTTTACTCCTGACCAATCAGTTCCTTCTGCCAAAACCACAGCAACCTAACCATTGGCTGAATTGTTCCATTAATCAAATCTCAGGAAGTAGCTACCCACATGCACAAGAGAGGATGAGGGAAATGAAACCAAACCTATCTGCTTGAAAGTAAGTGTCTCTTATCTATATTAATTGCATTCTTTTGTGAAAAGGTATGACAGTAGTTTGCTTATCATGTGAAATATAATGGTACATTTCAGGTGAACTCCAGACCAGCCATTGCATTGGCAGATGCTATTGTCTTAGCTAGTTGGCCTCATTCATCCTAGCTTTACAATCAACTGTCTAGCTTTATCAGGCAGCTTTAGAAGGGAAAACAAATATATTTGCTAGTTAACCATCTGAATGATAAAGTTGATTATAAATgccattagctagctagatatctaGCTAAATTGAAACTGCTGGATGAAAGTTAACTAGTTAACTCCCACTGTCATCACTGCagtgtggctaatgttagctaggtttctcaaaaataaaaatataccgtaccagtcaagtaccagtttggacacaccacactcaaggcaaagggtagctactttgaaaaaCCTCAAAAAacctttgatttgtttaacacttttttggttactacattattccatatgtgtcatttcatagtttgtcttcactattctacaatgtataaagaaaaacacttgaatgagtaagtgCATCCAAacttaactggtactgtatattatgaaAACTAGTTTTGAAACTTGTATCGCATTATGATTAATGGTTATAATTGCAATGCATAGCAGATAAGAAAATAAATATCAG
Coding sequences:
- the LOC110500247 gene encoding ras-related and estrogen-regulated growth inhibitor isoform X1, whose amino-acid sequence is MAKSPEMKLAVFGRAGVGKSALVVRFLTRRFIWEYDPTLESTYRHQATIDDEVVTMEILDTAGQEDTQQKESHMRWGDGFVIVYDITDRGSFDEVAPLRGLLEEVKKPKNVPLVLVGNKADLDHARQVGTEEGERLAAEMACAFYECSACADEGGMVAEAFHELCRELRRRKVVQGKARRRSSTTHVKQAINKMLTKISS
- the LOC110500247 gene encoding ras-related and estrogen-regulated growth inhibitor isoform X2, which encodes MAKSPEMKLAVFGRAGVGKSESTYRHQATIDDEVVTMEILDTAGQEDTQQKESHMRWGDGFVIVYDITDRGSFDEVAPLRGLLEEVKKPKNVPLVLVGNKADLDHARQVGTEEGERLAAEMACAFYECSACADEGGMVAEAFHELCRELRRRKVVQGKARRRSSTTHVKQAINKMLTKISS